Proteins from a genomic interval of Mycobacterium conspicuum:
- a CDS encoding SRPBCC family protein, translating into MRVERRCVINADRDVVWKIVGDPDCYPSFMTNLERWESANEQRAGVGARYTVHWKIGSVPVGGLIEVVEFDEGRDLAFVGITGITVRGRIRLRDAGPGQTKVMFRLSYQAPGGLLGYIADRIAVRQVGRTLAGTLKCLKRLAES; encoded by the coding sequence ATGCGCGTCGAACGCCGGTGCGTGATCAACGCCGATCGCGACGTCGTCTGGAAGATTGTCGGCGACCCGGACTGCTACCCGTCGTTCATGACCAACCTGGAGCGCTGGGAATCGGCCAACGAGCAGCGTGCCGGCGTCGGTGCGCGTTACACCGTGCATTGGAAGATCGGTTCGGTGCCGGTTGGCGGGCTGATCGAGGTGGTCGAGTTCGACGAGGGTCGCGACCTGGCCTTCGTGGGGATCACGGGCATCACCGTGCGGGGCCGGATCCGGCTGCGTGACGCCGGCCCGGGTCAAACGAAGGTGATGTTCCGGCTGTCGTATCAGGCGCCGGGCGGGCTGCTCGGCTACATCGCCGACCGGATCGCCGTGCGTCAGGTGGGCCGGACTTTGGCCGGCACCCTGAAGTGCCTCAAGCGGCTTGCCGAGTCGTAG